In Astatotilapia calliptera chromosome 20, fAstCal1.2, whole genome shotgun sequence, one genomic interval encodes:
- the g0s2 gene encoding G0/G1 switch protein 2 has protein sequence MENFGEIIPFAKEMLTQRPSRSMLKIYMLGSTLAMLGMVGGLVEMAFLPFVERDTEEDEPAELIILKKKEKKQVLKPHTASADSEVADVVDTVMPEEKAKYLLTSRRRSSANRLHAS, from the coding sequence ATGGAAAACTTTGGCGAGATCATCCCATTTGCTAAAGAAATGCTGACACAGAGGCCCAGCCGGAGCATGCTGAAGATCTACATGCTCGGCTCTACTCTGGCAATGCTTGGCATGGTCGGGGGACTGGTAGAGATGGCTTTCCTGCCCTTTGTGGAGAGAGATACTGAGGAGGATGAACCAGCAGAGCTTATCATcctgaagaagaaggagaagaagcagGTGCTGAAGCCACACACTGCCTCTGCTGATAGTGAAGTTGCTGATGTGGTGGATACAGTAATGCCCGAGGAAAAAGCCAAATATCTTTTGACTTCAAGGCGGAGAAGCTCAGCCAACCGCTTACATGCTTCTTAA